A genomic window from Elaeis guineensis isolate ETL-2024a chromosome 3, EG11, whole genome shotgun sequence includes:
- the LOC105040426 gene encoding ent-kaurene oxidase 2 isoform X3, whose amino-acid sequence MVTRFNSISSRKLSNALTLLTSNKSMVATSDYGEFHKMVKRYILTSVLGSNAQKRYRGLRDTMIKNIVNVLHSEIKNNPQNAVNLREPFKAELFRLSLTEALGKDVESVYVEELGQEMSKKEIFNVLVMDPMMGALEVDWRDFFPYLRWVPNRSMEMKVQRIVARKTAVTRALINEQKKRIALGEEINCYLDFLLSENTLTEEQLTTLIWEAIIEASDTTLVTTEWAMYELARHPKCQDRLYHEIREVCGSEMVMEEHLPQLPYLNAVFHETLRKYSPAPIVPLRYAHEDTQLGGYDIPAGTPIAINLYACNMNQKDWDDPEEWKPERFLSSNFEPMDLYKTMAFGAGKRVCAGSLQAMLISCTAIGRFVQEFEWRLKEGEEDDIDTVQLTTHKLQPLHAYITTRAMDHSGLQSS is encoded by the exons ATGGTAACTAGATTCAACTCTATCTCGTCTCGAAAGCTTTCAAATGCACTGACATTGCTCACTTCCAACAAATCTATGGTTGCCACAAGTGATTATGGCGAGTTCCATAAAATGGTGAAGCGCTACATCCTCACAAGTGTTTTGGGATCAAATGCTCAG AAGCGATATCGTGGCCTCAGGGACACCATGATCAAAAACATCGTAAACGTTCTGCATTCAGAGATAAAGAACAATCCTCAAAATGCAGTAAACCTCAGGGAGCCATTCAAGGCTGAGCTTTTCCGATTATCCTTGACAGAA GCTCTGGGCAAGGATGTAGAATCTGTTTATGTGGAGGAGCTTGGGCAGGAGATGTCAAAGAAAGAAATTTTCAATGTCCTGGTCATGGATCCAATGATGGGTGCACTAGAGGTAGACTGGAGGGATTTCTTCCCATATCTGAGATGGGTTCCTAATAGGAGCATGGAAATGAAAGTTCAAAGAATAGTGGCTCGTAAGACAGCAGTGACAAGGGCCCTGATCAATGAACAGAAGAAACGCATTGCACTTGGAGAG GAAATAAACTGCTATCTGGACTTTCTACTGTCCGAAAACACACTGACAGAGGAGCAATTGACCACATTGATTTGGGAAGCAATAATTGAGGCCTCTGACACAACTTTGGTCACAACAGAATGGGCTATGTATGAACTTGCTAGGCATCCAAAGTGTCAG GATCGCCTTTATCATGAAATCCGAGAAGTATGTGGGTCTGAAATGGTTATGGAGGAGCACTTGCCACAGCTACCATACCTGAATGCTGTTTTCCATGAAACTCTAAGGAAGTATTCTCCTGCTCCTATTGTTCCCCTTAGATATGCCCATGAAGACACCCAACTAGGAGGCTATGACATTCCAGCTGGGACACCG ATTGCAATCAATCTTTATGCATGTAATATGAACCAAAAGGACTGGGATGATCCTGAAGAATGGAAGCCTGAGAGATTTCTATCTAGCAATTTCGAACCAATGGATCTTTACAAGACAATGGCATTTGGAGCAGGAAAAAGAGTATGTGCTGGATCTTTGCAGGCAATGCTAATTTCTTGTACAGCCATTGGTAGATTCGTTCAGGAGTTTGAGTGGAGActgaaggaaggagaagaagatgataTAGATACTGTTCAGCTCACAACCCACAAACTTCAGCCTCTGCATGCATACATTACCACGAGAGCAATGGATCATTCAGGATTGCAGTCATCCTAA
- the LOC105040426 gene encoding ent-kaurene oxidase 2 isoform X2, with amino-acid sequence MAMVTRFNSISSRKLSNALTLLTSNKSMVATSDYGEFHKMVKRYILTSVLGSNAQKRYRGLRDTMIKNIVNVLHSEIKNNPQNAVNLREPFKAELFRLSLTEALGKDVESVYVEELGQEMSKKEIFNVLVMDPMMGALEVDWRDFFPYLRWVPNRSMEMKVQRIVARKTAVTRALINEQKKRIALGEEINCYLDFLLSENTLTEEQLTTLIWEAIIEASDTTLVTTEWAMYELARHPKCQDRLYHEIREVCGSEMVMEEHLPQLPYLNAVFHETLRKYSPAPIVPLRYAHEDTQLGGYDIPAGTPIAINLYACNMNQKDWDDPEEWKPERFLSSNFEPMDLYKTMAFGAGKRVCAGSLQAMLISCTAIGRFVQEFEWRLKEGEEDDIDTVQLTTHKLQPLHAYITTRAMDHSGLQSS; translated from the exons ATG GCAATGGTAACTAGATTCAACTCTATCTCGTCTCGAAAGCTTTCAAATGCACTGACATTGCTCACTTCCAACAAATCTATGGTTGCCACAAGTGATTATGGCGAGTTCCATAAAATGGTGAAGCGCTACATCCTCACAAGTGTTTTGGGATCAAATGCTCAG AAGCGATATCGTGGCCTCAGGGACACCATGATCAAAAACATCGTAAACGTTCTGCATTCAGAGATAAAGAACAATCCTCAAAATGCAGTAAACCTCAGGGAGCCATTCAAGGCTGAGCTTTTCCGATTATCCTTGACAGAA GCTCTGGGCAAGGATGTAGAATCTGTTTATGTGGAGGAGCTTGGGCAGGAGATGTCAAAGAAAGAAATTTTCAATGTCCTGGTCATGGATCCAATGATGGGTGCACTAGAGGTAGACTGGAGGGATTTCTTCCCATATCTGAGATGGGTTCCTAATAGGAGCATGGAAATGAAAGTTCAAAGAATAGTGGCTCGTAAGACAGCAGTGACAAGGGCCCTGATCAATGAACAGAAGAAACGCATTGCACTTGGAGAG GAAATAAACTGCTATCTGGACTTTCTACTGTCCGAAAACACACTGACAGAGGAGCAATTGACCACATTGATTTGGGAAGCAATAATTGAGGCCTCTGACACAACTTTGGTCACAACAGAATGGGCTATGTATGAACTTGCTAGGCATCCAAAGTGTCAG GATCGCCTTTATCATGAAATCCGAGAAGTATGTGGGTCTGAAATGGTTATGGAGGAGCACTTGCCACAGCTACCATACCTGAATGCTGTTTTCCATGAAACTCTAAGGAAGTATTCTCCTGCTCCTATTGTTCCCCTTAGATATGCCCATGAAGACACCCAACTAGGAGGCTATGACATTCCAGCTGGGACACCG ATTGCAATCAATCTTTATGCATGTAATATGAACCAAAAGGACTGGGATGATCCTGAAGAATGGAAGCCTGAGAGATTTCTATCTAGCAATTTCGAACCAATGGATCTTTACAAGACAATGGCATTTGGAGCAGGAAAAAGAGTATGTGCTGGATCTTTGCAGGCAATGCTAATTTCTTGTACAGCCATTGGTAGATTCGTTCAGGAGTTTGAGTGGAGActgaaggaaggagaagaagatgataTAGATACTGTTCAGCTCACAACCCACAAACTTCAGCCTCTGCATGCATACATTACCACGAGAGCAATGGATCATTCAGGATTGCAGTCATCCTAA